From Micromonas commoda chromosome 3, complete sequence, a single genomic window includes:
- a CDS encoding predicted protein, with protein MPTVSLPAAPSPGVRTRRLRAKRVVNTAIVAASSSSPTPDALADKKVVVLGGGIIGNSCAYFLSRRGVPCTVVERVEIAAAASGKSGGFLAGGWGDGSVTQPLHRESFRLHEQLAAELGLRTYRKIPTLSVAGGRRMAADPPVSWLDGDVASARLMDDATAQVTPLELTTRLHEEAMKLPGSRTVFGEVVDVLTTESDSSGGTRVAAVTVRDETTGTTTSLDADVVVVALGPWSTRASQWFPDVQVPMTGVKSVSLVYEASEAVADEPAALFCAEDRNGCHLEVYPRSTGEVYICGCGGSEYIDEERLLPGGDLERADAVTTDQKRVDAASKSFKGLSPGVGGAGPRVTQSCMRPCPPDALPYLGAVPGVDGAYLACGHNCWGILWAPVTGKIVSELVVDGKSSIDLEAFDPGRFMSAAQKRGKKIKGVNVGEQW; from the coding sequence ATGCCGACCGTGTcgctccccgccgcgccgtctccgggcGTGCGCACCCGACGTCTCAGAGCCAAGCGCGTCGTCAAcaccgcgatcgtcgccgcgtcgtcgtcgtcgcccacccccgacgccctcgccgataAGAAGGTGGTGGTGCTGGGCGGAGGCATCATCGGCAACAGCTGCGCGTACTTTCTCTCCAGGCGGGGCGTGCCGTGCACCGTAGTGGAGCGCGTggagatcgcggcggcggcgtcgggcaaGTCCGGCGGgttcctcgcgggcggctgGGGCGACGGCTCCGTCACCCAGCCCCTGCACCGCGAATCCTTCAGGCTCcacgagcagctcgccgccgagctcggcttGCGGACCTACCGAAAGATTCCGACGTtgtccgtcgcgggggggcgccggatggcggcggacccgcccgTGTCgtggctcgacggcgacgtcgcgtcggcgcgcttgATGGATgacgccaccgcgcaggTCACCCCGCTGGAGCTCACCACGAGGCTCCACGAGGAGGCGATGAAGCTCCCGGGGTCGCGAACCGTCTTTGGCGAAGTTGTCGACGTTTTAACGACGGAATCGGACTCTAGCGGCggaacgcgcgtcgccgccgtgaccGTTCGCGACGAAACGACCGGGACCACCACGTCgttggacgcggacgtcgtcgtcgtcgccctcggtccgtggtccacgcgcgcctcgcAGTGGTTCCCCGACGTGCAAGTTCCGATGACGGGGGTCAAATCCGTGTCGCTCGTGTACGAAGCGTCTGAAGCCGTGGCggacgaacccgccgcgctgtTCTGCGCCGAGGATCGCAACGGGTGCCACCTGGAGGTGTACCCGCGATCCACCGGCGAGGTGTACATatgcggctgcggcgggagcgagtacatcgacgaggagaggTTGTTACCGGGTGGCGATTtggaacgcgccgacgcggtgacgaccgATCAAAAAcgagtcgacgcggcgagtaAAAGTTTTAAGGGTCTGAGCCCGGGCGTGGGTGGGGCCGGACCTCGGGTCACGCAGAGCTGCATGCGACCGTGCCCCCCCGACGCGTTGCCGtacctcggcgccgttcccGGGGTGGACGGGGCGTACCTGGCGTGCGGGCACAACTGCTGGGGTATCCTGTGGGCGCCCGTGACTGGGAAGATCGTGTCGGAGCTCGTGGTGGACGGGAAGAGCTCGATCGACCTCGAGGCGTTCGATCCGGGGCGGTtcatgagcgcggcgcagaaGCGGGGGAAGAAGATCAAGGGGGTGAACGTGGGGGAGCAGTGGTGA
- a CDS encoding predicted protein, with protein sequence MSAAGYELRGVYGTEPYWPEKKLKICVTGAGGFIASHLAKRLKEEGHYVVGCDWKRNEHMPEEMFCDEFILADLRLFENCQKVLKGCDHCFNLAADMGGMGFIQSNHSVIFYNNVMISFNVMEACRVEGVTRVFYASSACIYPEGAQLTTELSAGLKESDAWPAQPQDAYGLEKLASEEVYKHYQSDFGIQTRIARFHNIYGPFGTWKGGREKAPAAFCRKAATATTEVEMWGDGKQTRSFTYIDDCVEGIIRLTKSDFAEPVNLGSDEMVSMNEMQALALGFAGKQDMPIKHIPGPEGVRGRNSNNDLIKEKLGYAPSVKLADGLKVTYEWIEGKIKEEVAAGANAEEAFSKSTICGTMAPTELGALRAADGQENLAK encoded by the exons ATGTCCGCTGCCGGGtacgagctccgcggcgtctaCGGCACCGAGCCCTACTGGCCGGAGAAGAAGCTGAAGATCTGcgtgaccggcgcgggcggcttcATCGCCTCGCACCTCGCCAAGAGGCTCAAGGAGGAGGGTCACTACGTCGTCGGATGCGACTGGAAGCGCAACGAGCACATGCCG GAGGAGATGTTCTGCGACGAGTTCATCCTCGCCGATCTCCGCCTCTTCGAGAACTGCCAGAAGGTTCTCAAGGGCTGCGACCACTGCttcaacctcgccgcggacatgggcggcatgggcTTCATCCAGTCCAACCACTCCGTGATCTTCTACAACAACGTCATGATATCCTTCAACGTGATGGAGGCgtgccgcgtcgagggcgtcacccgcgtcttctacgcctcctccgcgtgcaTCTACCCCGAGGGTGCGCAGCTCACCACCGAGCTCTCCGCCGGGCTCAAGGAATCCGACGCGTGGCCCGCGCAGCCCCAGGACGCGTACGgcctcgagaagctcgcgtccgaggaggTGTACAAGCACTACCAGTCCGACTTTGGCATCCAGACCCGCATCGCGCGCTTCCACAACATCTACGGCCCGTTCGGCACCTGGAAGGGCGGCCGCGAGAAGGCGCCAGCCGCGTTTTGCCGCAAGGCGgccaccgccaccaccgAGGTGGAGATGTGGGGCGACGGCAAGCAGACGCGTTCGTTCACCTACATCGACGACTGCGTCGAGGGTATCATCCGTCTCACGAAGTCCGACTTCGCCGAGCCCGTCAACCTCGGGTCCGACGAGATGGTGAGCATGAACGAGAtgcaggcgctggcgctgggTTTCGCGGGCAAGCAGGACATGCCCATCAAGCACATCCCGGGCCCCGAGGGCGTGCGCGGCCGCAACTCCAACAACGACCTCATCAAGGAGAAGCTCGGGTACGCGCCTTCCgtcaagctcgcggacggcCTCAAGGTGACCTACGAGTGGATCGAGGGGAAGAtcaaggaggaggtggcggcgggtgccaacgccgaggaggcgttcTCCAAGTCCACCATCTGCGGCACCATGGCGCCcaccgagctcggcgcgctccgcgccgccgacgggcaAGAGAACCTCGCAAAGTAA